One Methylosarcina fibrata AML-C10 DNA segment encodes these proteins:
- the tssE gene encoding type VI secretion system baseplate subunit TssE, with translation MTNPFESAQKLLPSLLDRLLDDEPQNLHERRDSYNQTEEALEKSVKRDLENLLNTRRRCGSCPPELKELEESLINYGLPDFLAMNLAFDEGRQLFRRMIEKTIRSCEPRLVEVKVTMLDVTEPIHRNMRFRIDAKLRAEPAPEPISFDSVLEPVTCNFTLERSGHE, from the coding sequence ATGACTAATCCCTTCGAATCTGCACAAAAACTGCTGCCGTCCTTGCTGGATCGCCTGCTCGACGACGAACCGCAAAATCTTCATGAGCGCCGGGATAGTTACAATCAGACCGAAGAAGCCTTGGAAAAGAGCGTCAAACGCGATCTGGAGAATCTGTTGAATACCCGGCGGCGCTGCGGTTCCTGTCCGCCGGAATTGAAGGAACTGGAGGAATCCTTGATCAATTACGGCCTGCCGGATTTTTTGGCGATGAATCTGGCTTTTGATGAGGGCCGCCAGTTGTTTCGGCGCATGATCGAGAAAACGATCCGAAGCTGCGAACCCCGTTTGGTCGAGGTCAAGGTCACCATGCTCGACGTCACCGAACCGATCCACCGCAACATGCGTTTTCGAATCGACGCCAAACTGCGCGCCGAGCCTGCGCCGGAGCCGATTTCGTTCGATTCCGTGCTGGAGCCGGTGACCTGCAATTTTACTCTGGAGCGCTCCGGCCATGAGTGA